From Ignavibacterium sp.:
TGGTAAGAAGGTTGCGCTATTCGTTGGTGTTTCATTAAAGAATTACAGGAAAGCAAAAAGTCTTGTTGATGATTTGCCCGAAGAAGTCAGGAAAAATATTCGTTTGATTCAGATTATTGACAAACAGAATATTGAGCAACCAACAAGAAGAAGAAATAATGATGTGATTTTCTCCTGAAAAAATCATGTAAATATTACGCTTTAATTAATCAATCCGAATAATACTACTGTTTAATTTCTTGATTTTCTAACACTCCGAATTTAACTTTACACGCTCAATCATTAATAGGATTTGAAATTGAGTAAGAAAAAATCAGCTTCTGATGAAAAACTACAGAATGAACTGAAAAAGTCCGGTGAAATTCCCAAACACATCGCCATTATTATGGATGGAAATGGCAGATGGGCTAAAAAAAGGGGACTTCCAAGAGTAGCAGGGCACAAAAGAGGTGTCGATACCGTCAAAGACATAGTTGAAGCTTGTGCTGAAATTGGTGTCAAGTATCTAACCTTATATACTTTTTCAACCGAAAACTGGAAAAGACCTAAGGAAGAAGTTTCAACTTTAATGCGATTATTGCTTAATAGTCTGCGCGATCGTGTCGATGAGCTTTGCGAAAACGATATACGGCTTACAACTATTGGTGATACTGATTCACTTCCATACGAAGTTCAAAAACAGTTGAAAGCTGATATCGAAAGAACAAAGAATAATAAAAAGATGATTCTGAATCTTGCTCTAAGTTATAGTGGACGATGGGAAATTATTGAAGCAGTAAAAAAGATTTCCAGAGCAGTTGAAAAAGGTGATTTGAAGCCAGATGAAATTAATGAGCAATTGTTCTCAAAGTTTTTAACTACTAAAGATTTGCCCGACCCGGATCTGGTTATCAGAACAAGCGGTGAATTCAGAGTAAGTAATTTTCTTCTTTGGCAAATTGCTTATTCCGAATTTGTGATTACTGATATTTATTGGCCTGATTTTAACAGGCATCATTTGTATGAATCTATCCGCGCATTTCAAAAGCGTGAAAGAAGATTTGGTAAAGTTAGTGAACAAATTAAAAAAGAAGTCAACTCAAAAGGCGTTACGAATGCAGAAAAACTTCCTTCTCAGATTAGCTAGTCTATTCATTGCTCTTTCAATTATTATTTCATATCAAAGTGCTTTTGCACAAGGACAAACAAAAGTTTATAAGATTCTTGGTATAACTGTTTCCGGGAATAAAACTGCAGATGCAAATGCAATTATCTCTGCAAGCGGTATAAAGGTTAATGATGAAATTCAGGTTCCGGGAGATAAGACTATCAATGCAATAAAAAATCTTTGGGCGCTCAATATTTTTAAAGATGTTCAGCTATTGATTGATAAAGAAATTGGTGATGGAATTTTTCTTCTGATTAAAGTAGAAGAATATCCGCGATTCGAACGAATTGTTTTTGAAGGCAATGATGAGTTAAGCACAAGTGATTTGGAAAAGAATGTTACCTTTCTCAGAGGCACTGTCATTAAACCTCAGGACATAGCCAAGCTAAAACAAAAGATTATTAAAGAATATGAAAAAGAAGGTTTGCTGAGCGTAAAAATTCAGGAAAAATTCTATACCTTTTTTGCCGCTGATACAACCAAAGATGAAATTATCACAAGATGGAGAAATGAAAAAGATTTTTCGGATGAGTATGAATACCGCTATGACAGAGGTGATACAAAATATTCTGATTTGATTTCTAGAATTAAGGACAGAGTAATTATCAAATTTATTATTGAGGAAGGTGAAGAAGTCCGTGTTAGAAAAATTGAATTTGTTGGTAACAAAGCTTTCGATGAAGGTGATTTGAAAGGTGCAATGGATGAAATTAATGAAGCAAAATGGTGGAAATTCTGGGGAAGTGGCAAATTTGATTTTGAGAATTATAAAAAAGATAAACAAGCAATCGTAAAATTTTACAGAAAGAATGGCTACCGGGATGCTGCAATAGTTTCCGATACACTAATTTATTCCAATGATAAAAAAGATTTAACAATTCGGATGGAAGTTTATGAAGGTCCTCAGTATAAAGTTAGAAATATCAATTGGGTTGGAAACACTGTTTATCCAAGCAGCATTCTTGCAGAAAGATTAGATATTGGTAAAGGTGACATTTTTGATGCTGAAAAATTTGAAAAGAATTTACGAGGAAATGAAAAACAAACAGATGTATCTTCGCTATATCTTGATAACGGTTATCTTACATTCAATCTTCAGACAAAGGAAATTAAAGTAGCAGAAGATTCAGTTGATATAGAAATCAGAATTGAAGAGCGAAATCAATTTACTGTAAACAGAGTTGATATTGAAGGTAATGATAAAACAAAAGAGAAAGTAATCAGAAGAGAACTTTATACTATTCCCGGAGACTACTTCAATCGCGGGCTGCTCTTAAGGAGCATTCAGAATCTTGCAAACCTTCAATACTTTAATGTAGAAAAACTCTATGGTGCAGAAGGAATTGGAACAAAACTAGCAAGCGACAGCACTGTTGATATCTCTTTCCGGGTTGAAGAAAAATCAAGCGATTATTTAAATGCATCAGTTGGATATAGTGGTGCTTTTGGATTTAGCGGAGCAGTTGGAATAACACTTACAAACTTTTCTATAACCGAGCCATTCAGACTTGGTGGTGGTCAGATATTAAGTTTCAACTGGCAATTTGGTGTTGGTAGTCTATATAGAACATTTACACTTGGATTTACAGAACCCTGGTTGTTTGATACTCCAACTTCTGTTGGTGCAGAAGTCTTTGATACAAGGCAACAGTATGTTTATGATTTAAGACAAACAGGTGCTACTATTAGAGTTGGGCGTAAACTTCGCTGGCCTGATGATTTTTTCTATGTGCAAGGTCGAGTCAAATACCAATATAACAATGTGCTCGAAGGACAAGGTTTTTATGCCGAAGGTAAAACCAACCAATATACTTTAGGTGCATTGATTGCAAGAAAAGATATTGATAATCCAATTTTCCCATCAATCGGTTCTTCAATACAACTTGATGCAGAAATTTCCGGAGGTCCATTCTTACCTGGTGATGTTGATTATCTGAAAATCGGTTTTACATCAGAATGGTATAGAAGACTTTTCAATACAAACAGAATAACATTATATACAATTGCTGATCTCGGATACATTGATGAAATAGTTCGAGGTACAAACATCCAACCGTTTGAATTTTATTATATGGGTGGAAATGGTTTAATTATCGCAACAACATCACTTCGCGGATATGATGACAGATCAGTTGGTCCGAAAAATGTTGATGGCAGAGTCATCGGTGGTAGAGTAATGGCAAAGTTTGGTACTGAATTAAGATTAGCTGTATCAATTGAACCAATACCATTATATGTTCTGGCATTTGCTGAAGCAGGCAATGTTTTTGAAAGTTTTGAGAAAACAGATATTTTTGACCTCCGTCGATCAGTTGGATTTGGTGCAAGATTACTGATAAATCCAATTGGTTTAATAGGTTTTGATCTTGGTTATGGCTTCGATCGTAAAGCTGTAAATGGAAATGATCCTGCGTGGCTCTTCCATTTTCAGTTTGGAAAAGGATTTTAATAAATGTTCAACATTAAATAAAGAAAGAGGATTAAAAAGTGAAAAAGTACTTAGTGTTATTTTCCGTTCTTTTTGCAACTACATTATTTGCACAATCTCCTTTAAAGATCGGTTATGTTGATTCGGAAGTTATTCTTACACAATTCTCCGAAGCAATTAAAGCTCAGGGTGATCTTGATGCTTTAACCAATAAATGGTCAGCTCAACTTGATTCTATGACACAGGCATATCAGAAAGCTATTCAGGACTATCAGAAGCAGGCTGAAACAATGCCTAACGATAAAAAGCTCGAAGCTCAGCAGAAAATTGTAAAGATGGAACAGGAAATTCTTGAATTCAGAAAGCAGAAATTTCAGCAGGGAACCGGAGAAATTTATGCAAAGCAGGAAGAACTTTTTGCTCCTGTAAAGAAAAAGATTTATGATGCAATTCAGAAAGTTGCAAAAGAAGAAGGTATGTCTTTCGTTTTCGATAAAAGCGGAGACATTCTCTTACTTTATGCTGACTCTGCTTTTGATATAACATTCAAAGTCCTGGATACACTTAAAAGAGGCAGCTAATTTTATATTTGAAAAGTTCTCCCATAATTTTTGGTGGGAGAACTTTTTTATTTTATTGTAATTTTTCCTCAGAAAAAATCTGCAGGTATTAAAAATGAAAAAATATTTTGTATTTGTCCTTTTATTTTTCCCGGCATTAACTTTCGCTCAGCTTAAAATTGGTTACATTGATTCAAATGCGCTGATGGATCAACTTCCCGATGTTCAGGATGCCAGACAAAGACTTGATGCACTTATTCAGGAATGGCAAACTGAATTAAACAGACTTGAATCAGAATGGAAAACTAAGTATGATGATTATGAGAAAAGAAAACTCATAATGTCTGAGCAAACCCGTGCTGAAACAGAATCAGAACTTGTTAAACTTGAAAATCAGATTGCAGAATTTCGTGAAAAGAAATTTGGAACAAACGGTGAATTGTTTCAGAAACAGGATGAATTGATGAAACCTGTTCAGAATAAAGTTTTTAATGCTATTAAAGAAGTAGCACAGGAAGACGATCTCGATTTTGTTTTTGATAGAAGTGGTGACATAATGATTTTGTACGCAAAAGATAAATATGATATAACTGCAAAGGTTCTTGCCAAACTTAAAATTTAAATGATTAGTCTTACAGTAAAAGAAATTGCCAAATTAGTCTCCGGTAAAATAATCGGAGATGAAAACGCAATTATTAATTCTGTTGCAAAAATTGACGAAGCAAAATCCGGCGATTTATCTTTTATCTATCTACCAGCTTACGAAAAATTTCAGAGTACAACAAAAGCATCAGCTCTTTTAGTCAAACCTGATCTTCAAAAAACAAGAAATGATATAACCTACATCGAAGTTGAGTCACCAGAAAAGGCATTCTTCCTAATTCTTCGTGAATTTTTCACACCTGAATTTCCACTATCAGGAATAGATGATACTGCATTCATTCATCCTGAGGCAAGGTTGGGAAATAATGTTGCTGTTGGGAAGAATGTAGTTATCTCGAAAGGTTGTCGCATCGGTAATAACACAAAAATATTTCATAACACAATCCTTTATGAAGATGTTGAAATTGGAAATGATTGTTTGATTTTTTCCAACATAAGCATCAGAGAAAAATGCAAAATTGGTAATCGTGTTATAATTCATTCCGGAACTGTAATTGGTAGTGATGGTTTTGGTTTTAATCCTGATGAGAAAGGTGTATATCAGAAAATTCCACAGATTGGAAATGTAATAATTGAAGATGATGTTGAGCTTGGTGCTAATGTTGCTATTGACAGAGCTGCATTAGGTTCTACAATAATTAAGCGCGGAACCAAAATAGATAATCTAGTTCAGATTGCTCACAATGTAGTGATTGGCGAAGATACTGTCATTTCATCACAGACAGGAATTTCTGGTAGTACAAAAGTTGGTAATCATGTTATTATAGCAGGACAAGTTGGAATCGTTGGACATATTGAAATCGGAGATAATGTTGTACTGATGGCTCAATCGGGAATTTCCAAATCAATAAAGAAACCAGGATATTATTTTGGTTATCCTGCCAAAGAATTAAGAACCTCTCAGAAATTAGAAGCTCACATAAGAAATCTGCCTGATTATGCTGACAAGATTAAAAAGCTCGAAGAAGAAATAAAAGAACTAAAGAGTAGGCTGACATCTAATCCCTGAAGACTGCCTTCATAAATTAATTTTAAATAAGTTTTTACTGCTTTAAATAAAGTCCTAATTTTTTACAAAGATTTTGTAACAAATTTTTTTCATCCGGATTTAATGCTTCGAAAATTTTTTCTATTTCCACCACAACAGCGGGAAAAATTTTTTCGAATTCTGACTTGCCTTTCTCAGTTAATGAAATAATATGAACTCTTCCATCATCTTTGCTTCTGTTTCTTTTGATTACTTTCCGCTTACGAAGGTTGTTTATGATCATCGTCATATTACCCTCAGTTCGCATTATCTTTTCAGCTAAAATCTTTTGCGGCAGATTTCCGAGATGATAGAGAACATCAAGCACATAAAACTGACCATCAGAATAACCATAAGAATTTGTAACTGCTGCGATTTTACTTTTTACAATTTCAGAAGCACGAAATAATTTTATAAAACTATCCAGTGAATTCTTTTGTTCAAATGAGCCATTGAACTTTGAACCCATTAATCCTTACTCCTTGGAACAATTAAAGTGAGAATGGCAGTAAATAAAGCAGCACCAACAATTGACCAGATAATTGGATATTTAATGCCACCAGCTTCAAATGAAATCAAATCGGGAAAGTTAAACTCTCTTGCCAGAATTGTTCCGAAATAAGCACCGATAAAGCCAACTACGATTGAAATTATGCATCCACCTTTTTTAAATCCAACAAGTGTTCTTCCAATACTGCCAGTGATAGCAGCTATTATCAGTAAAATAATTATGTCAAGCATCTTAACCTCTGAATAATTCACCCAAAAAATAAGTTTTATTACTGAGAAAATCTTACAATATTTAAAGTGAATTTATCTCCTCACAAGATTGTTTGAAATTTTAAAAAGGAATATGAAACGAAAAGATTTTATTAGAACTTCAATTTTTTCTTTACTTGGGTTTATCTTTTTTCGGAATGAAGTTTACTCAAAATCCGAGGATGAATCTATTAATTTCAAACCAAATCCATCTTTGTGGAAAGATGATGAAATAAATATTGCATGGATTGGTCATTCAACAGTACTGATTAATTTTTTTGGAGTTAAAATTTTAACCGATCCGGTTTTGTATGAAAGAATAGGTCTTTATTTTCTTGGAATTACCTGGGGACCAAGTCGCTTTACTCATCCAGCATTGAATATTGACGAAATGCCCGAACCTGATATTATTTTACTTTCACACGCTCATATGGACCATATGGATTATCAGACTTTACTTGATATCACAACTAAGTTTCCTAATAAAATTGACTGCTTAACTGCTTTTAATACTATGGATGTTATTGCAGACCTGAAATGGAAGTCTTTGCAGGAAGTCGATTGGAATGAAGAAATTATGATTCGGGATATAAGATTCAAAGCTTATGAAGTGCAACATTTCGGTTGGAGGTATCCCTGGGAACGTGATCGTTCGAAAGGATTTTTTGAAGATGGCAGAAGTTACAACGCTTATCTCATTTCTTATAAAGGAAAAAATATTTTATTTGGTGGTGACACCGCAATGACTGATAAGTTTAAAGATGTTGATGAACAGATTGATATTGCAATCATGCCAATTGGTGCTTATCGTCCCTGGCGAAAAAATCATTGTAATCCCGAGGAAGCTTTGATAATGGCAACAGAACATTTGAAAGCAAAATATTTTATTCCCATCCATACTAAAACTTTTAAGCAAGGAACAGAGCCAATCACTGAGCCATTATCCTGGCTGAAAGAATCATCAAAGAATTATTCAATTAATTTGGTTATTGATGATATTGGACAAACTTTTACAATTAAAGAAACCTGATTTTTATGAAACAGACAATTAAAGAACTTAAAGAAAATTTTATTTCCGACTCTGAATTTTTTGTTAAAGAAATTGATAAGCTTTATTCATTAAATGATAATCAACTTAATTGGAAACCAGCTTCTGATGTATGGAGTGTTGCTGAATGTGTTGAGCATCTTGCAGTAACAAACAAACTGTATTTTGATGAAATGGAAAAACAGTTGTCTGAAAAGCAAATCAGTTGTAATGACTCTGAAGAAATTGTTAAACATAAATTTTTCGGAAAGTTGATAATAAAAGCAGTTGATCCTGCCAATGTTAAGAAAACAAAGACCTTCTCGGTATTCAAACCTGAAAAAAGTTCATCTGATAATTCTGTTATTGATAAACTGATAAATATTCAAAAGGATTTAATAAATCTTGTATCAATATCTCTCAATATTGATTTTAATAAATATGTGATGTCTTCACCAGCTTCAAAACTTATCAAAGAAAATTTTTCGGATGTTTTAGAAATCATCCGATTACATAACCAAAGACATTTATTGCAGATTAATAGAATTGTAAGTGATAAGAATTTTCCAAATTAGTCAACTGATTGATTTAACTTAACTAAATCAAACAGGAGTTATAAAAATGAAAGATTTAATAAAGTTGTTTTTCATTATTATGATTATACTCATGAATAATTCCTGTGAATTAAATGAATCGATGGAGGATGGCTATTACCACGATTGGTCATCTGATTATTTACAGTCAACGAGTAACGATAGAATAATCCCGGATTCTATAAAAACTCTTTACAAAACGGATGCTTCAATTCTTGCATTAAGAATAATGATAGCAGATACTTTTGCCAGAGACAACATAGCTGAAATTAATGAGAATTTAATTGATGAAATCTATCGCGGACTTATTTGTATTTACAATTTGAAGAACTATCGTCCGATAAACGTTTTTGTGGACAACTTTAAAATTCATGCTCGGGAGGATCCAAGTTTAACCCGATTAATCGTTGTGGTTGATACAACAAAAGAATGGACTCGTGCCTGGATAAATGGACAAAGATTAACCGGATATCAGCAGATTGATGATTTGATACTAACATATGATTTACAACTTGGTGAAAGGTGGTATTTTAGTAATTACCACACATTGATTTCATCTAAACCTCTTAATTTACTTGCTCTGAAAAATTTCTTCAAAAAAATTGATGGTGTGCTCGATGCTGGTCCTGATGGTCTTATTGGTGATGGTAATGATATAGTTTTTAATTACTCCCGTTCGAATAAGATTTATACATTTGTTATGGGATGGGGTGATTGTCTCGCAGGATGTATGTTTAAACATTATTGGGAAGTTGCAGTTACGCCAGATGAAAGGGTAAGATTTATCAAACAATATGGAGATCCAATTTAATGTCAAAGTTATCAAAAGGATTTATTCATATTTATACTGGTAATGGAAAAGGTAAAACTACTGCTGCTTTGGGACAAGCACTGCGAGCAGCTGGTGCTGGATTAAAAACTTACATCGCACAGTTTATGAAAGAATATCCTTATTCAGAATTGCAGAGTGTGAAATTACTAAACGAGTTTATAACAATAGAGCAGTTCTGCGGCGATGAATTTGTTTATAAGAAACAATTGCCCGATGAATCAGAAATTAAAAAAGCAATTGATGGATTGAACAAAGCTAAAATTAAAATGATGAGTAAAGATTATGATATCATAATTCTTGATGAAGCAATTGTATCAATCTACTTTAAACTTCTAACGGTTGAACAGATAATTGATTTTATAAATTATAAACCTGCTGATGTAGAGCTTATTCTTACCGGAAGATATTGTCCTGAAATATTGATTGAAAAAGCTGATTTGGTAACTGAAATGAAAGAAATCAAACATTATTATTCAAAAGGCGTTACCTCACGAAAAGGAATAGAATCCTAATTGATTGATAAACAGAAATTATTTCGCAATGGTATTGGGAACTTTTTACTCTGAAATTACATTTATTATTAGCATTTTAGTATCAACAATCTTTTAAAAACAATGTCACAAATAAAACAATCTTACTTTTTAGACTTTTATAACAATCTTGTCGAAGGCAATAAGGAAAGATGCTCGGAAATAGTAAAGACACTGATTGATGAAGGAGTAGATTTAAAGGAAATATATGTCGAACTTTTTCAAAAAGCTCTTTACAGGATTGGAAAACTTTGGGATCATAATGAAATAACAATTCCAGAAGAGCATATGGCAACTCAGATTGTGGAAGCATTGATTAGCAAGTATGCTCCGAGTTCACCGACTAATAGCAAGAATAAAGCAGTTGTAACTTGTATTGATAAAGAATTTCATGAAATCGGAGCTAAAATGGTTGCACATATCTTCGAAATAAATGGTTGGAAAACTTATTATTTAGGTGCATCAGTTCCTTTAAGAGAGTTGCTTAAATTTGTTAAACAATCCGATCCTGATATAATAGCACTTTCGTGGAGTCTCTATCTGAATCTTGCTCGTTTTCTTGAAGTTGTAGATAGCCTTACAAAACTATTCCCAACCAAGAAAATTATTGTTGGCGGACAAGCGTTAGAAGAAAATTCAAATCAGTTACTTAAAAAATATCCGAATGTTAAACATATTGCCTCCATTTATGAACTGGATGATTATCTAAAAAAGAATAATTAAAAAAGCAGGGCAAAGAAATATCTTTGCCTTTTAATTTACTTTAATATAAATTTAAGTGAGCTTAAATATTAAATAAACTGGACTTAAATGAAAAACATTTCTAAAGAAGATTATCTGAGTGCAATTTATAAACTTCGTGATGAAGCTGGTGAAATTAAACCAAATTTAATTGCAGAAAATCTTGAAATATCTCCTGCTGCTGTAACGGATATGCTTAAGAAACTTGCCGTTGATGGGTTTGTTCAGTACAAAAAGTATAAAGGAATTAAGCTTACATCAAAAGGAGAAAAGTATGCTGTCAATATGATCAGAAAGCATCGTCTCTGGGAAACTTTTCTTTATGAAACACTTAATATGCCCTGGGAAAAAATTCACGATGAAGCTGAAAAGCTC
This genomic window contains:
- a CDS encoding isoprenyl transferase, with the translated sequence MSKKKSASDEKLQNELKKSGEIPKHIAIIMDGNGRWAKKRGLPRVAGHKRGVDTVKDIVEACAEIGVKYLTLYTFSTENWKRPKEEVSTLMRLLLNSLRDRVDELCENDIRLTTIGDTDSLPYEVQKQLKADIERTKNNKKMILNLALSYSGRWEIIEAVKKISRAVEKGDLKPDEINEQLFSKFLTTKDLPDPDLVIRTSGEFRVSNFLLWQIAYSEFVITDIYWPDFNRHHLYESIRAFQKRERRFGKVSEQIKKEVNSKGVTNAEKLPSQIS
- a CDS encoding OmpH family outer membrane protein, with amino-acid sequence MKKYFVFVLLFFPALTFAQLKIGYIDSNALMDQLPDVQDARQRLDALIQEWQTELNRLESEWKTKYDDYEKRKLIMSEQTRAETESELVKLENQIAEFREKKFGTNGELFQKQDELMKPVQNKVFNAIKEVAQEDDLDFVFDRSGDIMILYAKDKYDITAKVLAKLKI
- a CDS encoding MBL fold metallo-hydrolase, encoding MKRKDFIRTSIFSLLGFIFFRNEVYSKSEDESINFKPNPSLWKDDEINIAWIGHSTVLINFFGVKILTDPVLYERIGLYFLGITWGPSRFTHPALNIDEMPEPDIILLSHAHMDHMDYQTLLDITTKFPNKIDCLTAFNTMDVIADLKWKSLQEVDWNEEIMIRDIRFKAYEVQHFGWRYPWERDRSKGFFEDGRSYNAYLISYKGKNILFGGDTAMTDKFKDVDEQIDIAIMPIGAYRPWRKNHCNPEEALIMATEHLKAKYFIPIHTKTFKQGTEPITEPLSWLKESSKNYSINLVIDDIGQTFTIKET
- the lpxD gene encoding UDP-3-O-(3-hydroxymyristoyl)glucosamine N-acyltransferase; translation: MISLTVKEIAKLVSGKIIGDENAIINSVAKIDEAKSGDLSFIYLPAYEKFQSTTKASALLVKPDLQKTRNDITYIEVESPEKAFFLILREFFTPEFPLSGIDDTAFIHPEARLGNNVAVGKNVVISKGCRIGNNTKIFHNTILYEDVEIGNDCLIFSNISIREKCKIGNRVIIHSGTVIGSDGFGFNPDEKGVYQKIPQIGNVIIEDDVELGANVAIDRAALGSTIIKRGTKIDNLVQIAHNVVIGEDTVISSQTGISGSTKVGNHVIIAGQVGIVGHIEIGDNVVLMAQSGISKSIKKPGYYFGYPAKELRTSQKLEAHIRNLPDYADKIKKLEEEIKELKSRLTSNP
- a CDS encoding DinB family protein, with protein sequence MKQTIKELKENFISDSEFFVKEIDKLYSLNDNQLNWKPASDVWSVAECVEHLAVTNKLYFDEMEKQLSEKQISCNDSEEIVKHKFFGKLIIKAVDPANVKKTKTFSVFKPEKSSSDNSVIDKLINIQKDLINLVSISLNIDFNKYVMSSPASKLIKENFSDVLEIIRLHNQRHLLQINRIVSDKNFPN
- the bamA gene encoding outer membrane protein assembly factor BamA produces the protein MQKNFLLRLASLFIALSIIISYQSAFAQGQTKVYKILGITVSGNKTADANAIISASGIKVNDEIQVPGDKTINAIKNLWALNIFKDVQLLIDKEIGDGIFLLIKVEEYPRFERIVFEGNDELSTSDLEKNVTFLRGTVIKPQDIAKLKQKIIKEYEKEGLLSVKIQEKFYTFFAADTTKDEIITRWRNEKDFSDEYEYRYDRGDTKYSDLISRIKDRVIIKFIIEEGEEVRVRKIEFVGNKAFDEGDLKGAMDEINEAKWWKFWGSGKFDFENYKKDKQAIVKFYRKNGYRDAAIVSDTLIYSNDKKDLTIRMEVYEGPQYKVRNINWVGNTVYPSSILAERLDIGKGDIFDAEKFEKNLRGNEKQTDVSSLYLDNGYLTFNLQTKEIKVAEDSVDIEIRIEERNQFTVNRVDIEGNDKTKEKVIRRELYTIPGDYFNRGLLLRSIQNLANLQYFNVEKLYGAEGIGTKLASDSTVDISFRVEEKSSDYLNASVGYSGAFGFSGAVGITLTNFSITEPFRLGGGQILSFNWQFGVGSLYRTFTLGFTEPWLFDTPTSVGAEVFDTRQQYVYDLRQTGATIRVGRKLRWPDDFFYVQGRVKYQYNNVLEGQGFYAEGKTNQYTLGALIARKDIDNPIFPSIGSSIQLDAEISGGPFLPGDVDYLKIGFTSEWYRRLFNTNRITLYTIADLGYIDEIVRGTNIQPFEFYYMGGNGLIIATTSLRGYDDRSVGPKNVDGRVIGGRVMAKFGTELRLAVSIEPIPLYVLAFAEAGNVFESFEKTDIFDLRRSVGFGARLLINPIGLIGFDLGYGFDRKAVNGNDPAWLFHFQFGKGF
- a CDS encoding cob(I)yrinic acid a,c-diamide adenosyltransferase, producing the protein MSKLSKGFIHIYTGNGKGKTTAALGQALRAAGAGLKTYIAQFMKEYPYSELQSVKLLNEFITIEQFCGDEFVYKKQLPDESEIKKAIDGLNKAKIKMMSKDYDIIILDEAIVSIYFKLLTVEQIIDFINYKPADVELILTGRYCPEILIEKADLVTEMKEIKHYYSKGVTSRKGIES
- a CDS encoding B12-binding domain-containing protein, producing MSQIKQSYFLDFYNNLVEGNKERCSEIVKTLIDEGVDLKEIYVELFQKALYRIGKLWDHNEITIPEEHMATQIVEALISKYAPSSPTNSKNKAVVTCIDKEFHEIGAKMVAHIFEINGWKTYYLGASVPLRELLKFVKQSDPDIIALSWSLYLNLARFLEVVDSLTKLFPTKKIIVGGQALEENSNQLLKKYPNVKHIASIYELDDYLKKNN
- a CDS encoding MarR family winged helix-turn-helix transcriptional regulator, producing MGSKFNGSFEQKNSLDSFIKLFRASEIVKSKIAAVTNSYGYSDGQFYVLDVLYHLGNLPQKILAEKIMRTEGNMTMIINNLRKRKVIKRNRSKDDGRVHIISLTEKGKSEFEKIFPAVVVEIEKIFEALNPDEKNLLQNLCKKLGLYLKQ
- a CDS encoding OmpH family outer membrane protein, with the translated sequence MKKYLVLFSVLFATTLFAQSPLKIGYVDSEVILTQFSEAIKAQGDLDALTNKWSAQLDSMTQAYQKAIQDYQKQAETMPNDKKLEAQQKIVKMEQEILEFRKQKFQQGTGEIYAKQEELFAPVKKKIYDAIQKVAKEEGMSFVFDKSGDILLLYADSAFDITFKVLDTLKRGS